The segment GCCCAGCAGCGCGGCGGCGGCGGCGCCCTCCGCCGGCTCGCGGCTGTCCCAGGCCAGCAGGTAGGCGGGAACCGCGGGGAAGGCCTGCAGCAGGTACGGCGTTCCCAGCGACACCACGACGACGCGCGTTCCCGCCGCCGCCAGCCCCTGCACCCACGCACCGAAGGCAGACGAGATGGCCAGCGCGCGGTACTGCACCGGCGCCACGGCCACGCTCACCACCAGCACCTCGGCTGCCGACGCGCGGGTGCGCAGCGCGGCGAACTGCGCGGCAGAGGTGGACGGCCCCACGCGCACGTGCTCGGCGGAAAGCCCGCCCGCCGC is part of the Longimicrobium sp. genome and harbors:
- a CDS encoding glycoside hydrolase family 3 C-terminal domain-containing protein; the protein is ARVDAAAVGAIAGRAEHRAVARSVAERSLTLARNQGSVVPLARGSRVLHVTYTSTGRGPSGAELQRALAAGGLSAEHVRVGPSTSAAQFAALRTRASAAEVLVVSVAVAPVQYRALAISSAFGAWVQGLAAAGTRVVVVSLGTPYLLQAFPAVPAYLLAWDSREPAEGAAAAALLGSAPIRGRLPVSLPPFHRLGEGVTLPQP